A DNA window from Vagococcus penaei contains the following coding sequences:
- the rnpM gene encoding RNase P modulator RnpM, translating into MKQRKIPMRKCVVSNEMKPKKEMIRIVRSKEGVVSIDPSGKMPGRGAYLSMEPNVVQLSWDKHVLDRVIEADLTDEFYQELLDYVSHQKARRELFGNGK; encoded by the coding sequence ATGAAGCAAAGAAAAATTCCGATGAGAAAATGTGTTGTTTCTAATGAAATGAAACCTAAAAAAGAAATGATACGCATTGTTCGTTCTAAAGAAGGCGTAGTATCCATTGACCCAAGTGGTAAAATGCCAGGTAGGGGTGCTTATCTTTCTATGGAGCCTAATGTTGTACAGTTGAGTTGGGATAAGCATGTGTTGGACCGTGTGATTGAAGCGGATTTAACAGATGAATTTTACCAAGAACTTCTGGATTACGTGAGTCATCAAAAAGCTAGAAGAGAGTTATTTGGTAATGGAAAATAA
- the rimP gene encoding ribosome maturation factor RimP encodes MANVVETVTDLVTPILAENTFELVDIEYVKEGKNWFLRVFIDKEGGIDINECVLVSEQLGEALDTIDPDPIPQAYFLEVSSPGAERPLKKEADYLNAIGDYINVSLYQQIDGEKQYQGFLKELTDDTLTLDIKIKTQEKRMTFDRKNIAKARLAIQF; translated from the coding sequence ATGGCAAACGTTGTAGAAACCGTCACTGATTTGGTGACACCAATTTTGGCTGAAAATACTTTTGAGTTAGTAGATATCGAATATGTAAAAGAAGGAAAAAACTGGTTTTTGAGAGTATTTATTGATAAAGAGGGCGGTATTGATATTAATGAATGTGTCTTAGTCAGTGAACAGCTGGGCGAAGCACTTGATACAATTGACCCAGATCCGATTCCACAAGCCTATTTTTTAGAAGTATCCTCACCAGGTGCGGAGCGACCATTAAAAAAAGAGGCCGATTACTTAAATGCAATAGGTGACTATATTAATGTGTCATTATATCAACAAATTGATGGTGAAAAACAGTATCAAGGGTTTCTGAAGGAACTAACAGATGATACGTTGACATTAGACATTAAAATAAAAACACAAGAAAAAAGAATGACATTTGATCGTAAAAATATCGCTAAAGCAAGATTAGCAATTCAATTTTAA
- a CDS encoding LTA synthase family protein, which produces MRHYFKLPSVKWILASIATLIVVFLSHALLQAGQNAWSWQLVGKFIFLWHTEKFFLGSIVLLALDLLIIAIVGSVIYGNLIYFISITGLSIVTYLKMFYREEPIYPDDLKMILQVGMFHDILGNTMFIVVLVVSLVFSGFLVWWIIKSRLLPKNIQWLRLIVGCVSFALLFYATNFNQPNNILKKGYDRSALWIPYSQKMNYYNVGFVGGFLYNTTVEGMAEPEGYSKEAINKIVTKYNQVAQQANDVKETSEKPNVVYIMAESFSNPNLLKDVTVTPNPLVDYQKVATKSTISGQMLSQGYGGGTANIEFEALTGFSMALMSPQMTTPYTMLLPKQKSFPSVVSNLSQQGYQTTAIHPYNTSMYKRKDNYQLLGFETFKSEKTMKHTDKLTPESYISDESAFNEVLDQLKQQEEKPQFVHLVTMQTHMPYNTKYQQSDYQTNVEKNQTSIVNFAQDIAYTSQALASFMKELDELSRPTLVVFWGDHLPSIYPEEVVQVNTQEALHLTEFFVSNPFDQKKETNQVISPIYFQQFLSEKTGIEETGFVALLKKLHHHLPAFENQSYMYQNRWEKNVSLSPRAQEIFDEYQLIQYDSVSGQRYGKALFTSQSN; this is translated from the coding sequence GTGAGACACTATTTCAAGTTACCTAGTGTGAAATGGATACTGGCTAGTATAGCAACGCTAATTGTCGTGTTTTTAAGTCATGCACTATTACAAGCAGGTCAAAATGCGTGGTCATGGCAACTGGTTGGGAAATTTATTTTTTTGTGGCATACTGAAAAATTTTTCTTGGGCAGCATTGTTTTATTAGCACTAGATTTATTAATTATTGCGATTGTAGGTTCCGTTATTTACGGTAATCTAATTTATTTTATTAGTATCACGGGATTAAGTATAGTCACTTATCTAAAAATGTTTTATCGAGAAGAACCAATTTATCCAGATGATTTAAAAATGATTTTACAGGTTGGTATGTTTCACGATATTTTGGGAAATACAATGTTTATAGTAGTTTTAGTGGTCAGTTTGGTCTTCAGTGGTTTTTTAGTTTGGTGGATAATAAAATCACGTTTGCTACCCAAAAACATCCAGTGGCTACGCTTAATAGTCGGTTGTGTTAGTTTTGCTTTGCTTTTCTATGCGACTAATTTTAATCAGCCTAATAATATCTTAAAGAAAGGCTATGATCGGTCGGCATTATGGATTCCGTATAGTCAAAAAATGAATTATTATAATGTTGGCTTTGTCGGTGGCTTTTTATATAATACGACAGTTGAAGGAATGGCCGAGCCTGAAGGATACAGTAAAGAAGCAATTAACAAAATTGTGACTAAGTATAATCAAGTCGCTCAACAGGCAAATGATGTAAAGGAAACGTCAGAAAAGCCTAATGTTGTTTATATTATGGCAGAAAGCTTTTCAAATCCCAATTTACTAAAAGATGTTACAGTCACACCAAATCCACTTGTTGATTATCAAAAAGTTGCGACTAAATCAACTATCTCGGGTCAAATGTTGTCCCAAGGTTATGGAGGTGGCACGGCGAATATCGAATTTGAGGCACTGACGGGTTTTTCAATGGCTCTGATGTCTCCCCAAATGACAACGCCGTACACTATGCTTTTACCAAAACAAAAAAGCTTTCCATCGGTTGTTTCTAATTTAAGTCAGCAAGGATACCAAACAACAGCAATTCATCCCTATAACACATCGATGTATAAACGGAAAGATAACTATCAATTACTTGGTTTTGAAACGTTTAAATCTGAAAAGACGATGAAGCATACTGATAAATTAACACCTGAAAGTTATATTTCTGATGAATCAGCTTTTAATGAAGTGTTAGATCAATTAAAGCAACAAGAAGAGAAACCGCAGTTTGTTCATTTGGTGACGATGCAAACACATATGCCGTATAATACAAAGTATCAACAGTCCGACTACCAGACTAATGTAGAAAAAAATCAGACAAGTATTGTCAATTTTGCTCAAGATATCGCGTATACATCACAGGCATTAGCGTCATTTATGAAAGAATTGGATGAGTTATCTCGTCCCACTTTGGTCGTTTTTTGGGGCGATCATTTGCCGTCAATTTATCCAGAAGAAGTCGTACAGGTTAATACGCAAGAAGCACTACATTTAACCGAATTTTTTGTCTCGAATCCTTTTGATCAAAAAAAAGAAACGAATCAAGTGATTAGCCCAATTTATTTCCAACAGTTCTTATCGGAAAAAACGGGGATTGAAGAAACCGGATTTGTGGCTTTACTAAAAAAATTACACCATCACTTACCAGCTTTTGAAAATCAATCTTATATGTATCAAAATCGCTGGGAAAAAAATGTGTCGTTATCACCTCGAGCTCAAGAAATCTTTGATGAGTATCAATTAATCCAATATGATAGTGTTTCCGGTCAGCGATATGGTAAGGCATTATTTACTAGTCAATCTAATTAA
- the nadE gene encoding ammonia-dependent NAD(+) synthetase, translating into MREKQRDIQKALHVSDKIDSKMEIAKRVTFLKDYLKAHPFLKSFVLGISGGQDSTLAGKLAQLAIQEMRDETNDMNYQFIAVRLPYGAQNDEEDAEQAITFIHPDQQYVVDIKPAVDALVSELATQSAIQVSDFNKGNIKARQRMMVQYAVAGENYGAVLGTDHAAENVTGFFTKFGDGAADLLPLFGLTKRQGRALLMELGANEALYMKIPTADLEENRPMLADEDALGVTYQAIDDYLEGKDVSEKDAKTIENWYAKTEHKRHLPITMFDTFWQKNN; encoded by the coding sequence ATGCGTGAGAAACAAAGAGACATTCAAAAAGCACTACATGTATCTGATAAAATTGATTCTAAAATGGAAATAGCTAAGCGGGTTACTTTTTTAAAAGATTACCTTAAAGCCCATCCTTTTTTAAAAAGTTTCGTGTTGGGAATTAGTGGGGGACAAGATTCAACCTTGGCTGGAAAATTAGCACAATTAGCTATTCAAGAGATGCGTGATGAAACAAACGATATGAATTATCAATTTATTGCGGTACGTTTACCATATGGGGCACAAAATGATGAGGAAGATGCCGAACAAGCTATAACTTTTATTCACCCCGACCAACAATATGTGGTTGATATTAAGCCAGCTGTTGATGCATTAGTCAGTGAATTAGCTACTCAGTCAGCTATTCAAGTTAGCGACTTCAATAAAGGGAATATTAAAGCTAGACAGAGAATGATGGTGCAATACGCAGTTGCAGGAGAAAATTATGGTGCGGTGTTAGGAACGGATCATGCAGCTGAAAACGTTACGGGATTTTTCACAAAATTTGGCGATGGAGCTGCTGATTTGTTGCCCTTATTCGGTTTGACTAAACGTCAAGGTAGAGCTTTATTAATGGAGCTAGGTGCTAATGAAGCCTTATATATGAAAATTCCGACAGCTGATTTAGAAGAAAATCGGCCAATGCTAGCAGATGAAGATGCTTTGGGTGTTACATACCAGGCAATTGATGATTACTTAGAAGGAAAAGATGTATCTGAGAAAGATGCGAAAACAATTGAAAATTGGTATGCTAAGACCGAACATAAACGTCATTTACCTATCACGATGTTTGATACGTTCTGGCAAAAAAATAATTAG
- the rho gene encoding transcription termination factor Rho — MRDYLTMGELEHKTLKEIYAYAKDFKIPYYSQMNKKELSLAVIRAQAEKQGFFLMEGVLDIVSQDGYGFLRPINYTSSKEDIYISTSQIRRFGLRNGDLVAGKARPPKESERYYGLMHVESVNGKNPEEAKERPYFPALTALYPDKKLRLETTDGRLATRMIDIFAPVGFGQRGLIVAPPKAGKTSVIKEIANGITANHPDVELIVLLIDERPEEVTDIERSVKGEVVSSTFDQLPENHTRVAELVLDRALRLVEDKRDVVILMDSITRLARAYNLVIPPSGRTLSGGIDPAAFYKPKRFFGAARNIEEGGSLTILATALVDTGSRMDDIIYEEFKGTGNMELHLSRELAERRVFPAIDIKRSGTRREEMLMAPKHLEEIWKLRNNMQGGSIELTHQLLTFLKKTKTNDDFFEAFKDVSFSKK, encoded by the coding sequence ATGCGCGATTATTTAACAATGGGAGAATTAGAGCATAAAACTTTAAAAGAAATTTATGCTTATGCAAAAGACTTTAAAATTCCATATTATAGTCAAATGAATAAAAAGGAACTATCTCTAGCCGTCATCCGAGCACAAGCAGAAAAACAAGGCTTTTTCTTAATGGAAGGTGTGCTAGATATTGTATCTCAAGACGGTTATGGTTTTTTACGACCAATTAACTACACGTCAAGTAAGGAAGATATTTATATTTCGACCTCACAAATTAGACGTTTTGGTTTACGGAATGGGGATCTAGTTGCCGGTAAGGCACGTCCACCAAAGGAATCAGAGCGTTATTATGGTTTAATGCATGTTGAGAGTGTTAATGGTAAAAATCCAGAAGAAGCAAAAGAGCGTCCGTATTTCCCAGCCTTAACGGCGCTTTATCCAGACAAAAAATTACGCTTGGAAACGACAGATGGTCGTCTAGCAACACGAATGATTGACATCTTTGCTCCTGTCGGTTTTGGTCAACGCGGGTTAATTGTGGCACCACCAAAAGCTGGTAAAACAAGTGTCATTAAAGAAATTGCTAATGGTATTACGGCCAATCATCCCGATGTTGAGTTAATTGTTCTACTGATTGACGAACGTCCAGAAGAGGTAACAGATATTGAACGCAGTGTGAAAGGTGAAGTTGTATCGTCAACGTTCGATCAACTGCCAGAAAATCATACTCGGGTTGCTGAACTCGTATTGGATCGTGCATTACGTCTAGTTGAAGATAAGCGTGATGTGGTTATTCTGATGGATAGTATCACGCGTTTGGCACGAGCGTATAACTTAGTGATTCCGCCAAGTGGTCGTACGTTAAGTGGTGGAATTGATCCCGCAGCATTTTATAAGCCAAAACGTTTCTTTGGAGCAGCACGTAACATTGAAGAAGGTGGAAGTCTAACAATTCTGGCAACAGCTTTAGTAGATACTGGCAGTCGAATGGACGATATTATTTATGAGGAATTTAAAGGTACTGGTAATATGGAACTTCATTTATCTCGTGAATTAGCCGAACGACGTGTATTTCCTGCAATTGATATTAAACGCTCAGGAACACGACGTGAAGAGATGTTAATGGCGCCTAAGCACTTAGAGGAAATTTGGAAATTACGTAATAATATGCAAGGTGGCTCAATTGAATTAACTCATCAACTATTGACATTCTTAAAGAAAACAAAGACCAATGATGATTTTTTTGAGGCGTTCAAAGACGTATCATTTTCTAAAAAATGA
- a CDS encoding L7Ae/L30e/S12e/Gadd45 family ribosomal protein: MENNQKVLNMLGLAMRAGKLVSGEETTLKAVKSGDVSLVIIAADVSDNTKKKMHDKCLTYDTPIVMFMTKAHISHAIGRSRSIIGIKDRGFARKMRELMAN, from the coding sequence ATGGAAAATAATCAAAAAGTTTTAAATATGTTAGGCTTAGCGATGCGTGCTGGAAAATTAGTTTCTGGCGAAGAAACAACATTGAAGGCTGTTAAAAGTGGTGACGTATCATTAGTTATTATTGCTGCAGATGTTAGTGATAATACTAAGAAGAAAATGCATGATAAATGCTTAACTTATGATACGCCGATTGTGATGTTTATGACAAAAGCACATATCAGTCATGCAATTGGCCGTAGTCGGTCGATTATTGGTATTAAAGATCGGGGTTTTGCTCGAAAAATGCGTGAGCTGATGGCAAACTAA
- the abc-f gene encoding ribosomal protection-like ABC-F family protein: MSKIDINKLSFQYDGAPDLLFDDVTLTIDASWKLGLIGRNGRGKSTFLNLLMNKLEYNGQVQHQLPFTYFPMTIDDPTKMTYDLLTDLSTVELWEIERELTLLGTTGDCLWRPFDTLSGGEQTKVLLALLFADKSAFPLIDEPTNHLDLLGRQQVARYLKNKQQGFIVTSHDQQFIDSVVDHILSLDKSKIVLYQGNYTTYLEQKKLEDQTERHQNDILKKDIARLKETATKKAEWSQSREKDKYGSSHIKNSGSVGDTGYIGARAAKMMKKSKNLLNRMDQQITEKSALLKNIETADSLTMNYQPDHHANILRLENLQLSFDQQPLFDPITIDINQGDRVAIIGPNGSGKSSLIEAILGQFSGQMTGIIHHATNQDWSTIRQLYSDNLGDLQEFCEKHHLSYEQLLANLRKLGIERNLFVNPIERMSMGQQKKVEVAKSLITPAQFYLWDEPLNYLDLFNHQQLEDVILRDKPTLLFVDHNQAFIDRIATKIIDLSH, from the coding sequence ATGAGTAAAATCGATATTAACAAACTCAGTTTTCAATATGATGGTGCACCTGACTTATTATTCGACGACGTTACACTGACTATTGATGCTTCATGGAAACTTGGCTTAATTGGTCGTAATGGACGTGGTAAGTCAACCTTTCTCAATTTATTAATGAATAAGCTGGAATACAACGGACAAGTCCAACACCAATTACCATTTACCTATTTTCCTATGACTATTGATGATCCGACAAAAATGACCTATGACTTATTGACTGACCTTTCAACTGTTGAATTATGGGAAATCGAACGAGAACTGACTTTACTAGGGACAACTGGTGATTGTTTATGGCGACCATTTGATACCCTATCTGGCGGTGAACAGACAAAAGTCCTCTTAGCATTATTATTTGCTGATAAATCTGCTTTCCCATTAATCGATGAACCAACCAATCACTTGGATTTATTAGGCCGTCAGCAAGTTGCCCGTTACTTAAAAAATAAGCAACAAGGATTCATTGTCACTAGCCATGATCAACAATTCATTGATTCGGTAGTCGACCATATTTTATCACTGGATAAAAGTAAAATTGTTTTATATCAAGGAAATTATACAACTTATCTAGAACAAAAAAAGCTCGAGGACCAAACTGAACGTCATCAAAATGACATTTTAAAAAAAGACATTGCACGATTGAAGGAAACGGCAACTAAAAAAGCCGAATGGTCACAATCACGTGAAAAAGATAAATATGGTAGCTCACATATTAAAAATAGTGGATCTGTTGGTGACACTGGATATATCGGTGCACGTGCCGCAAAAATGATGAAAAAATCAAAAAATTTATTGAATCGTATGGACCAACAAATCACTGAAAAATCTGCCTTATTAAAAAATATCGAGACTGCTGATTCACTGACAATGAACTATCAGCCCGATCATCATGCCAACATACTTAGATTAGAAAATCTTCAACTGAGTTTTGATCAACAGCCTTTATTTGATCCTATTACAATAGATATTAATCAAGGGGATCGGGTCGCAATTATTGGACCAAATGGTTCTGGTAAATCATCGTTAATTGAAGCAATCTTGGGGCAATTCTCTGGACAAATGACTGGAATAATCCATCATGCTACCAATCAAGATTGGAGTACGATTCGCCAATTATATTCAGACAACTTGGGTGACTTACAAGAATTTTGTGAGAAGCACCATCTATCATACGAACAGTTATTAGCCAATTTACGAAAATTAGGCATCGAGCGGAATTTATTTGTTAATCCGATTGAACGAATGAGTATGGGACAACAAAAAAAAGTTGAAGTCGCTAAATCTCTAATTACCCCTGCTCAATTTTATTTATGGGATGAGCCTCTAAATTATCTTGATTTATTTAATCATCAACAACTTGAAGACGTCATCTTACGTGACAAGCCCACTCTCCTTTTTGTCGACCATAATCAAGCTTTTATCGACCGGATTGCAACAAAAATTATTGATTTATCACATTAA
- the nusA gene encoding transcription termination factor NusA — MNKEMLGALDALEREKGISKAIVIEALEAAMVSAYKRHYGQAQNVEVEFDEKKGDVHIYSVKEVTEEVMDSQLEVSLKEALKLNQAYEIGDMIRFEVTPKDFGRIAAQTAKQVILQRVREAERSIIYNEFSAYENEIMQGIVERQDRRYIYVNLGKIEAVLSKQDQIPNELYQPHDRIKVYISKVENTSKGPQVYVSRSHPDLLKRLFEQEIPEVYDGEVEIVSIAREAGDRAKVAVKSDNPDIDPVGTCVGPKGQRVQAIVNELKGENMDIVEWNADPAVFIANALNPAQVVDVIFDASQRACTVIVPDFQLSLAIGKRGQNARLAAKLTNFKIDIKPESELESIKEELEAKKVELETTSIVEEAVEEVAAQVEEEIIFPETTIDIPVTTIEIPISDNDDTEK, encoded by the coding sequence ATGAACAAAGAAATGTTAGGAGCTTTAGATGCTTTAGAACGCGAAAAAGGCATTTCAAAAGCAATCGTCATTGAAGCTTTAGAAGCTGCAATGGTTTCAGCTTATAAACGCCATTATGGACAGGCACAGAACGTCGAAGTTGAGTTTGACGAAAAAAAAGGTGATGTACATATCTATTCTGTTAAAGAAGTGACAGAAGAAGTTATGGATTCTCAATTAGAAGTTAGTTTGAAAGAAGCCTTGAAATTGAATCAAGCTTACGAGATCGGTGACATGATTCGTTTTGAAGTAACGCCTAAAGATTTTGGTCGTATTGCTGCACAAACAGCTAAACAAGTTATTTTACAACGCGTACGTGAAGCAGAGCGTTCAATTATTTATAATGAATTCAGTGCATATGAAAATGAAATCATGCAAGGAATTGTCGAGCGTCAAGACCGTCGCTATATTTACGTTAATTTAGGAAAAATTGAAGCTGTCTTATCGAAGCAAGATCAAATTCCTAATGAATTATACCAGCCACATGACCGAATTAAAGTATATATTTCAAAAGTTGAAAATACATCAAAAGGACCACAAGTTTACGTTAGTCGTAGCCACCCAGACTTACTAAAACGTTTGTTCGAACAAGAAATTCCTGAAGTATATGATGGTGAAGTCGAAATCGTAAGTATCGCTCGTGAAGCTGGCGATCGTGCGAAAGTTGCGGTTAAAAGTGATAACCCAGATATCGATCCAGTGGGTACTTGTGTTGGGCCTAAGGGTCAGAGAGTTCAAGCAATTGTGAATGAACTTAAAGGTGAAAATATGGATATTGTTGAATGGAATGCTGACCCAGCAGTTTTTATTGCAAATGCATTAAATCCAGCACAAGTTGTAGACGTAATTTTTGATGCGTCACAACGTGCATGTACAGTAATTGTGCCTGATTTCCAATTATCATTAGCGATTGGTAAACGTGGGCAAAATGCTCGTTTGGCTGCTAAGTTGACAAACTTTAAAATTGATATTAAGCCTGAATCTGAATTAGAATCAATTAAAGAAGAATTGGAAGCAAAAAAAGTTGAATTAGAAACAACTTCAATTGTTGAAGAAGCTGTTGAAGAAGTTGCTGCACAAGTGGAAGAAGAAATAATTTTCCCTGAAACAACAATCGATATTCCAGTGACAACAATCGAGATTCCAATTTCTGATAATGACGACACTGAAAAATAA
- a CDS encoding UDP-N-acetylglucosamine 1-carboxyvinyltransferase: protein MKRMIINGGKKLSGEVTISGAKNSAVALIPAAILADSPVILEGVPDIQDVHSLMEILEMMGVKVSFNNHRMVIDPTKMVSIPMPSGKINSLRASYYFMGALLAKFGEGVVGLPGGCYLGPRPIDLHIKGFESLGAQVTTEHGATYLRTNENGLVGTRIFMDMVSIGATINVMLAAVKAKGRTVIENAAREPEIIDVATLLNNMGAKIRGAGTNEIRIDGVEELHGCRHSIIPDRIEAGTYLSLAAAYGEGIRVQNVIYEHLESFISKLEEMGVHMVIEEDAITVNPVRPLKATNITTVPYPGFATDLQQPITPLLMTANGTSIIMDTIYEKRVNHIPELVRMGANASIEGNMIVINGQEGLRLQGAEVYASDLRAGACLVIAGLMAEGTTKISNVGNILRGYDNIIEKLTALGADVYMEETDSEEDE from the coding sequence ATGAAACGAATGATTATAAATGGTGGTAAGAAATTAAGTGGTGAAGTAACTATTAGTGGGGCTAAAAATAGTGCTGTGGCATTAATACCTGCTGCTATTCTAGCGGATTCTCCAGTAATCTTAGAAGGTGTTCCGGATATCCAAGATGTTCACTCATTAATGGAAATATTAGAAATGATGGGTGTTAAAGTAAGTTTTAATAATCATCGAATGGTGATTGATCCTACTAAAATGGTGTCTATTCCGATGCCAAGTGGTAAAATTAATAGTTTACGTGCTTCTTATTATTTTATGGGAGCCCTGTTGGCTAAATTTGGCGAGGGTGTTGTTGGTTTGCCTGGTGGCTGCTATTTAGGTCCTCGTCCAATCGATTTACATATCAAGGGTTTTGAGTCTTTGGGAGCTCAGGTAACGACGGAACATGGAGCGACTTATCTAAGAACAAATGAAAATGGCCTTGTGGGCACACGAATTTTTATGGATATGGTGTCAATTGGTGCAACGATTAACGTTATGCTAGCAGCGGTTAAAGCTAAAGGTCGTACGGTGATTGAAAATGCTGCACGGGAGCCCGAAATTATTGATGTGGCGACACTTTTAAATAATATGGGTGCCAAAATTCGTGGTGCTGGCACGAATGAAATTAGAATTGATGGTGTGGAAGAATTGCATGGTTGTCGTCATTCGATTATTCCTGATCGAATTGAAGCGGGTACATATCTTTCATTAGCAGCAGCTTACGGTGAAGGTATCCGGGTACAAAATGTTATCTATGAGCACTTAGAAAGTTTTATTTCTAAACTAGAAGAAATGGGCGTTCATATGGTAATTGAGGAAGATGCGATTACTGTTAATCCAGTACGTCCATTGAAAGCGACAAATATTACCACAGTTCCTTATCCTGGATTTGCAACAGATTTACAGCAACCTATTACACCATTACTGATGACAGCTAATGGGACAAGTATTATTATGGATACCATTTATGAAAAACGTGTCAATCATATTCCAGAACTGGTACGCATGGGCGCTAATGCGAGTATTGAGGGCAATATGATTGTCATCAATGGCCAAGAAGGTTTGAGGTTACAAGGTGCAGAAGTCTATGCGAGTGATTTACGTGCTGGGGCTTGTTTAGTAATTGCTGGTCTGATGGCTGAAGGAACCACTAAAATTTCTAATGTTGGCAATATTTTACGTGGATATGATAATATTATTGAGAAATTAACTGCTTTAGGAGCAGATGTTTACATGGAAGAAACTGATAGTGAAGAGGATGAATAA
- a CDS encoding tRNA 2-thiocytidine biosynthesis TtcA family protein produces MSFKSKENQIYYNPVRRAILNYEMIQPNEKVAVGLSGGKDSTTLLTLLDTISKQKRLGYSFEIIPIALDLGFDMELAPLSRYVESLGYHLEIVPTKIATVVFDIREESNPCSLCAKMRRGILYTKASELGCTKVALGHHLDDAVETFFMNFFFHGLLESFQPITYLTQTQISIIRPLLYIEEQDIRRFVQEKELPVIFNPCPVDKKTKREEMKQLVSRLSQEYPLLKKRFIQSMETNTIDTKWHR; encoded by the coding sequence ATGAGCTTTAAGAGTAAAGAGAATCAAATATATTATAATCCTGTACGTAGGGCGATTTTAAATTACGAGATGATACAGCCAAATGAAAAAGTTGCAGTCGGTCTTAGTGGTGGAAAAGATAGTACGACATTATTGACTTTACTTGATACAATTTCTAAACAAAAGCGTCTTGGCTATTCATTTGAGATTATTCCGATTGCGTTAGATTTAGGATTTGATATGGAATTAGCCCCCTTAAGTCGATATGTGGAATCGTTAGGCTATCACCTAGAGATAGTGCCAACAAAAATTGCTACCGTCGTTTTTGATATTCGCGAAGAAAGTAATCCCTGCTCGCTGTGCGCAAAGATGCGTCGAGGTATTTTATATACTAAAGCAAGTGAGTTGGGGTGCACAAAAGTCGCGCTTGGCCATCACTTAGACGATGCTGTTGAAACTTTTTTTATGAATTTTTTCTTTCATGGTCTATTGGAGAGTTTTCAGCCAATAACTTATTTAACACAAACTCAGATTAGTATTATTCGACCATTACTTTACATTGAAGAACAGGATATTCGACGGTTTGTCCAGGAAAAAGAGTTACCGGTTATCTTTAATCCTTGTCCAGTTGATAAAAAGACAAAGCGTGAAGAGATGAAGCAACTAGTGTCAAGATTATCACAAGAATATCCATTGTTGAAAAAAAGATTTATTCAGAGTATGGAAACCAATACAATAGATACAAAATGGCATCGCTAA
- a CDS encoding type B 50S ribosomal protein L31: MKQGIHPEYHPVVFMDSTTGFKFLSGSTKTTEETIEWEDGNTYPVIRVEVTSDSHPFYTGRQKFTQADGRVDRFNKKYGLKDENAEA, from the coding sequence ATGAAGCAAGGAATTCATCCAGAGTACCATCCAGTAGTTTTTATGGACTCAACAACAGGTTTTAAATTTTTATCAGGTTCAACTAAAACAACTGAAGAAACAATCGAGTGGGAAGATGGTAACACATACCCAGTAATCCGTGTCGAAGTAACTTCTGATTCACATCCATTCTACACTGGACGTCAGAAATTTACTCAAGCAGACGGACGTGTGGATCGTTTCAACAAAAAATATGGTCTTAAAGACGAAAACGCTGAAGCATAA